Sequence from the Nocardioides exalbidus genome:
GAGGTTGGCGGGGTCGCGCTCGTCGGACACGGCGATCTTCTGGTCGCCGACGAAGATCGAGGTGTCGTCGCTCGACACGTCGGCGTCGAGGCGGCCGAGGATCGAGTCGTACTTGAGCAGGTGCGCGAGCGAGGCGTTGTCGGTGAGGTCGTTGACCCCGACGATCTCGATGTCGGCGCCGGAGGCGCGGACGGCGCGGAAGAAGTTGCGGCCGATGCGGCCGAACCCGTTGATGCCTACGCGGACGGTCATGACTGTTTTCTCCTTGGGTGGGGCCTTCGGTGACCCCGTCGACTGCTCTGGCCTTCGGTGACCAGCATCACCGACCCTAGCGGGTGCGAATCGAGGCTGGACGGGTGGCCGTTCGAAGTACGGACAGGTAACTTGGATCGATCCAATCAGATACGTGAACTGCCGTGGTCCGGTGTCCACGGACCGCGACGGAACGGGCGCTCAGCCCTCGTCGGCCAGCATCTCGGGGGTCAGCGACGCCTCGGTGTCGGGGATGCCGAGCTCCTCGGCGCGCTTGTCGGCCATCGCGAGGAGTCGGCGGATCCGACCGGCGATGGCGTCCTTGGTGAGGACCGGGTCGTGCAGCTGGCCGAGCTCCTCCAGCGAGGCCTGCTTGTGCTCGAGGCGCAGGTTGCCGGCCTGCTGGAGGTGGTCCGGGATCTCCTCGCCGAGGATCTCGAGGGCTCGCTCCACGCGGGCGCCTGCGGCGACCGCGGCACGCGCCGAGCGGCGGAGGTTGGCGTCGTCGAAGTTGGCGAGCCGGTTGGCCGTGGCCCGCACCTCGCGGCGCATCCGGCGCTCCTCCCACGCCATCAGCGACTCGTGGGCGCCGAGGCGGGTGAGCAGCGCGCCGATGGCGTCCCCGTCGCGGATCACGACGCGGTCGACCCCGCGGACCTCGCGGGCCTTCGCCGAGATGCCGAGGCGCCGGGCGACGCCGACGATCGCCAGCGCGGCCTCGGGACCCGGGCAGGTGATCTCGAGCGACGACGAGCGTCCGGGCTCGGTGAGCGAGCCGTGGGCGAGGAAGGCACCGCGCCACGCGGCGACGGCGTCGCAGCCGCCTCCGCTCACGACCGCCGGCGGGAGCCCGCGGACGGGTCGGCCACGCTGGTCGAGCAGGCCCGTCTGGCGCGCGAGCGACTCGCCGTCCTTGGTGACGCGGACGATGTAGCGGCTGCCCTTGCGGATGCCGTTGCCCTGCACCATCACGACGTCGGAGGGGTGGCCGTAGACCTCGGCGATGTCCTTGCGCAGCCTCCGGGCGGCTGCGCCGGTGTCGAGCTCGGCCTCGACGACGATGCGACCGCTCACGATGTGGAGCCCGCCCGCGAAGCGGAGCATCGAGGCGACCTCGGCCTTGCGGCAGCAGGTCTTGGTGATCTGGGTGGAGGCGAGCTCTGCCTTCACCTGCGCCGTCATAGCCATGAGCGGAATCCTGCCATGCAGGTCAACGACCCTCGGCCCGGAGCGGACGGGCGCAGTGCCCGCAGGTGACCTGCGACTCAGCCCTCGTCGACGATCCGACGGAAGGCGGCCGCCAAGCGGTCGGGGTCGTGCCTCGGCTCCCCCGCGACGGCGATGTCGTCGACGACCAGCCGGGCACCTCGCGCGGTCACGGCCCGCTCGAGCCGACGGCGCTCCTCGTCGCCGGCCAGGTCGATGGTCGAGGAGTCGACCAGGACCGCGTGGACGGTCAGGTCGGGGGCGTGCTCGAACAGCACGGCGAGGTGGTCCTCCGGCCCGAAGCCGGTCGTCTCCCCCGCCTGCGCCTCGAGGTTGAGCACGACGACCAGACGTCCCTCGGTCTGGGCCAGCGCCCGCCGCAGGCCCGGCACCATCAGGTGCGGGATGACCGAGCTGAACCACGAACCGGGGCCGAGCACGACCCACTCGGCCGCCAGAACCGCGTCGATGGCCTCCTGGCACGTCGCCGGGTCCTCGGGCACGAGCGCGACCGACTCGATCTGGCCGGCGGTCGTCGCGACCTCGACCTGGCCGCGTACGACGCTGACCTCGTCGGGTCGTCCAGCATCGGCGCCGCGGACGCGGGCGGTGATGTCCATCGGGGTCGTGGCCATCGGGAGCACGCGGCCGTGGGCGCCGAGCAGCCGGCCGACCCAGTCGAGGGCGCGCACGTGGTCGCCCATCAGCTCCCAGAGCCCGACGATCAGCAGGTTGCCGACGACGTGGCCGTTCATCTCGCCGTCCCCGGCGAACCGGTGCTGGAGCACGTCGGCCCAGGTGGTGCCCCACTCGTCGTCGCCGCACAGCGCGGCGAGCGCCATCCGCAGGTCACCCGGAGGCAGGACGCCGAACTCGCCCCGCAGCCGGCCCGACGACCCGCCGTTGTCGGCCACCGTGACGACGGCGGTCAGGTCGTCGATCGTGAGGTCGTCGTGGAGCCGACGCAGGGCCGACAGGGTGGCGAAGAGCCCGTGGCCGCCGCCGAGGGCCACCGCGGCCTGCGCGGTCTGGCGAGCCACCTCACTCCCTGCCGAGGTCGCGGTGCGCGGTGCTGACGTCGTAACCGGCCTTGCGGATGCGGGCGGCGATCTCCTCGGTCATGGCGACGCTGCGGTGCTTGCCACCGGTGCAGCCGACGGCGACCTGCATGAAGCGCTTGCCCTCGCGGAGGTAGCCCGCGGCCACGGTGCCGAGGACAGGGAGGTACTGGTCGAGGAACTCGGCCGCCCCGGGCTGCGACAGGACGTAGGCCGAGACCTCCGGGTCGCGCCCGTTCTGCGGACGCAGCTCGGGGATCCAGTGCGGGTTGGGCAGGAACCGCATGTCCGCCACCCAGTCGGCGTCGACGGGGATGCCGTACTTGAAGCCGAAGCTGATGACCGTCAGCTTGAGCCGGGTGGTGGCCTCCGTGCCGAAGAGCTCGGTGATCCGGTCCTGGAGCTGGTGGACGTTGAAGTTGGACGTGTCGAGCTGGATGTCGGCGTCGCCACGGATGTCGGCCATCACGTCGCGCTCGCGCTGCAGGCCGTGGAGCAGCCGCCCACCCCCCTGCAGCGGGTGCGGACGCCGGGCGGCCTCCTGGCGGCGGACCAGGACGTCGTTGGTCGCGTCGAGGAAGAGCAGCGTCGTCGGCCGGCCGGTGACCTGCTGGTGCCGGTTGGCCTGGAGGGAGTCGAAGAACGACCCCGACCGGACGTCGACGACGACCGCGATCGGCTGGTCCACGCCGCGGCTGTCGTCGACGAGGCGCACCACGTCACGCACCAGGGTCGGCGGGAGGTTGTCGACGACGAAGTAGCCGAGGTCCTCGAGCTCCTTGGCCGCGGTGCTGCGTCCGGCACCGGTCATGCCGGTGACGATCACCAGCTCGCCGGGGGTCGGCTCGTTCACGATCAGTCCTCCAGGATCTCGCCGGTCGCAGTGTTGACGGTGGGCTCGGTGGCAGCAGTCTTGCGGGTCGCGTCTGCCTTCGCGACCGCGTCCTTGATCGCCGTGGCCGTGCGCGGGCCGATGCCGGGGACGAGCGCGATCGCCTCGGGCTCCGCCTCCCGCAGCTTCTTGAGCGAGCCGAAGTGCTTGAGCAGCGTCTTGCGCCGCACCTCGCCGAGGCCGGGCACGTCGTCGAGCATGCTCTCGACCATCGACTTCGAGCGCCGGCTGCGGTGGTGGTTGATCGCGAAGCGGTGGGCCTCGTCGCGGATGCGCTGGAGGAGGTAGAGGCCCTCGCTCGTGCGGGCCATGATCACCGGGTCCTCCTCCCCCGGCAGCCACACCTCCTCGAGCCGCTTGGCCAGCCCGCAGACCGGGATGTCGGCGACTCCCAGCTCGGCCATCGCCTGCTGGGCGGCCGCCACCTGGGGCGGTCCGCCGTCGACGACGACCAGCGCTGGGGCGTACGCGAACTTGCGGGGGCGGCCGGTCTCCGGATCGACGAGCATCGGACCGGAGTCGGTGGCGACGGTCTCGCTGCGGGCCTGCTCGTCGAGCAGCCGCTTGAAGCGACGGGTGATGACCTCGTGCATCGACGCGACGTCGTTCTGCCCGTCGACGCCCTTGATCACGAAGCGCCGGTACTCCGACTTGCGGGACAGGCCGTCCTCGAAGACGACCATCGACGCGACGACCTCGGTGCCCTGGAGGTTGGACACGTCGTAGCACTCGATGCGCAGCGGCACCTCGTCGAGCGAGAGCGCCTGCTGGATCTCCTCAAGCGCGCGGTTGCGGGTGGTGAGGTCGCTGGCGCGCTTGGTCTTGTGGAGCGCGAGGGCCTGGCCGGCGTTGGTCGCGACGGTCTGCTGGAGGTCGCGCTTGTCGCCGCGCTGCGGGACCCGGATGGCGACCTTGCTGCCGCGTCGCTCGGAGAGCAGGTCCTCGAGGACGTCGGCGTCCGGCGGCAGAGCCGGCACGAGCACCTCGCGCGGGATGGAGTCGCCTCCCTCGCCGCCGTAGAGCTGGAGGACGAAGTCCTGGACCAGGTCGGCGGTGCCGCCCTCGTCGGAGCGGTCGGCCACCCAGCCGCGCTGGCCGCGGATGCGGCCGCCCCGGACGTAGAAGATCTGCACCGCGACCTCGAGGGGGTCCTCCGCGAGCGCGATCACGTCGGCGTCGGTGCCGTCGCCCAGGACCACGGCCTGCTTCTCGAGCGCCTTGGTGAGCGCGCCGAGGTCGTCACGCAGCCGGGCGGCCTTCTCGAAGTCGAGCGCCTCCGAGGCGGCGTACATCTCCCTCTCGATGCGCCGGGTGAACGCGGCGGTGTTGCCGGCCATGAAGTCGCAGAAGTCGTCGACGATCTCGCGGTGCTGCTCGGGCGTGACGCTGCCGACGCACGGCGCCGAGCACTTGTCGATGTAGCCCAGCAGGCAGGGCCGGCCGATCTGCGCCGAGCGCTTGAAGACGCCGTTGCTG
This genomic interval carries:
- the uvrC gene encoding excinuclease ABC subunit UvrC, producing the protein MASPSSYRPAPGSIPTQPGVYRFRDAKGRVIYVGKAKSLRSRLSSYFQDIGNLHPRTASMVTTGASVEWTVVDTEVEALQLEYSWIKEFDPRFNVKYRDDKSYPWLAVTVGDEFPRVMVGRGAKRKGTRYFGPYSHAWAIRETVDLLLRVFPMRSCSNGVFKRSAQIGRPCLLGYIDKCSAPCVGSVTPEQHREIVDDFCDFMAGNTAAFTRRIEREMYAASEALDFEKAARLRDDLGALTKALEKQAVVLGDGTDADVIALAEDPLEVAVQIFYVRGGRIRGQRGWVADRSDEGGTADLVQDFVLQLYGGEGGDSIPREVLVPALPPDADVLEDLLSERRGSKVAIRVPQRGDKRDLQQTVATNAGQALALHKTKRASDLTTRNRALEEIQQALSLDEVPLRIECYDVSNLQGTEVVASMVVFEDGLSRKSEYRRFVIKGVDGQNDVASMHEVITRRFKRLLDEQARSETVATDSGPMLVDPETGRPRKFAYAPALVVVDGGPPQVAAAQQAMAELGVADIPVCGLAKRLEEVWLPGEEDPVIMARTSEGLYLLQRIRDEAHRFAINHHRSRRSKSMVESMLDDVPGLGEVRRKTLLKHFGSLKKLREAEPEAIALVPGIGPRTATAIKDAVAKADATRKTAATEPTVNTATGEILED
- the rapZ gene encoding RNase adapter RapZ; this encodes MNEPTPGELVIVTGMTGAGRSTAAKELEDLGYFVVDNLPPTLVRDVVRLVDDSRGVDQPIAVVVDVRSGSFFDSLQANRHQQVTGRPTTLLFLDATNDVLVRRQEAARRPHPLQGGGRLLHGLQRERDVMADIRGDADIQLDTSNFNVHQLQDRITELFGTEATTRLKLTVISFGFKYGIPVDADWVADMRFLPNPHWIPELRPQNGRDPEVSAYVLSQPGAAEFLDQYLPVLGTVAAGYLREGKRFMQVAVGCTGGKHRSVAMTEEIAARIRKAGYDVSTAHRDLGRE
- the whiA gene encoding DNA-binding protein WhiA, encoding MAMTAQVKAELASTQITKTCCRKAEVASMLRFAGGLHIVSGRIVVEAELDTGAAARRLRKDIAEVYGHPSDVVMVQGNGIRKGSRYIVRVTKDGESLARQTGLLDQRGRPVRGLPPAVVSGGGCDAVAAWRGAFLAHGSLTEPGRSSSLEITCPGPEAALAIVGVARRLGISAKAREVRGVDRVVIRDGDAIGALLTRLGAHESLMAWEERRMRREVRATANRLANFDDANLRRSARAAVAAGARVERALEILGEEIPDHLQQAGNLRLEHKQASLEELGQLHDPVLTKDAIAGRIRRLLAMADKRAEELGIPDTEASLTPEMLADEG
- a CDS encoding gluconeogenesis factor YvcK family protein, with translation MARQTAQAAVALGGGHGLFATLSALRRLHDDLTIDDLTAVVTVADNGGSSGRLRGEFGVLPPGDLRMALAALCGDDEWGTTWADVLQHRFAGDGEMNGHVVGNLLIVGLWELMGDHVRALDWVGRLLGAHGRVLPMATTPMDITARVRGADAGRPDEVSVVRGQVEVATTAGQIESVALVPEDPATCQEAIDAVLAAEWVVLGPGSWFSSVIPHLMVPGLRRALAQTEGRLVVVLNLEAQAGETTGFGPEDHLAVLFEHAPDLTVHAVLVDSSTIDLAGDEERRRLERAVTARGARLVVDDIAVAGEPRHDPDRLAAAFRRIVDEG